A stretch of Spirochaeta cellobiosiphila DSM 17781 DNA encodes these proteins:
- a CDS encoding ankyrin repeat domain-containing protein, translated as MGLIKKDTIENLIKSGKINKLNKLLNSDNCNNLDDQGKPPLYYAIKYEKSQIAKLLLELGSIPEMGSSSPEESVMVDVIKTFNQNLLNIFLEHELSLPETINKLPLLHYVVSHKYFYPELLPILLAHDIDINQIDTVNTEKTALAYLLSLPDFSLRAFNALLEEGADVNYATSEVNRPLTILVDNREIPATSKLGKFSFSYLLQELSRYNLEMNYTIRTFTGSQTTLAQKTLQSGKIEEFLLLLEYGLWVDTKVFPSLENYLDVNKFSMDQRKRMVNVNRAKELNLPLSSQFYGNKAEEVLEENLKDNRDPSDIFIDIARTTKMPLTRKIPILEQLLEKGANINHLKSYAGFELNVLTALTCWNEDIYDLTDLLQWLLDHGALIENEGHSAYLWAIWYNKRDLVRFYGDRNADICYTDVDGATIFSRLFSYSPSHNQYRTSDDHSNMLHLIKEIFDERQLPFPLEEEFKSGTEPGILNGSSTLGKEIVLFKKTTRFNLVKELLACGWNINKKFEAYRPEGSLILQLLCSDVDEYIVTYLLDNYPDIDIANPGSGDPLFYALKKHYSPETIKRFIDKAPDINKEIVRYFDSSDEIVQSNGSYIELVLDIAINKDTSIEESEEWAYQICSDLIEAGHDVNHVTRLTLNESMQGKTYRTLLSLLEQCHNFKETDYKKVFNLLLDKGADPYLKLDRFEENFIHFITQRSQRTQSEVIDILEELDRRHLFDIETKTNNGATPLVYAASKCQTELINYLISKGANPNAIGGFDQSYPIHRAITNWDWVSKKDRLETVKALLDGGADLEAIDNDGYSPLMAAAGFGCLEVVQEILKRGANPNLCNSEGKSALNFAITDPYCYDEKSNDDTHTMKEEFKLHIIEALHANGADLNNSYSMGTPLIDTIGYDYRYLYHGLLKLGASIHATDGSNRTPLMIASKWGALHLIKDLLSHENIQESLLNVDQRGDNILHYLVNRVYQETGLMVPPLNKTIISFIKKYMDEYNVPYSKNNYGQTPLHYLVQRAMTPPVKELLQRGININEVDNYNNTALMYAVNYDEELVEEANVVSCIKFLIEEGIDVNTANEKNQTALQIAKEREKTDIIDILINAGAEERGKIGF; from the coding sequence ATGGGATTAATAAAAAAAGACACAATCGAAAACCTGATAAAATCAGGGAAGATCAACAAACTCAACAAATTACTAAACTCGGATAATTGTAATAACCTTGATGACCAGGGGAAGCCCCCCCTCTACTACGCTATTAAATATGAAAAGTCTCAAATAGCCAAACTTTTATTAGAACTAGGGAGTATTCCTGAAATGGGAAGTTCATCACCAGAAGAATCTGTTATGGTGGATGTGATAAAGACCTTTAATCAGAATCTTCTTAATATCTTTTTAGAACATGAGCTTAGTCTCCCTGAGACAATCAATAAGCTCCCCCTACTCCATTATGTAGTTAGTCATAAATACTTCTATCCCGAACTTTTGCCTATACTTTTAGCTCATGACATTGATATTAATCAAATAGATACGGTCAATACGGAAAAAACAGCCCTAGCCTATTTATTAAGCCTACCTGATTTTTCCTTAAGAGCTTTTAACGCTTTACTGGAAGAGGGGGCAGATGTTAACTATGCTACTTCTGAAGTGAATAGACCATTAACTATACTAGTTGACAATAGGGAGATACCAGCAACCTCCAAACTGGGGAAATTTAGCTTCTCCTACCTTCTACAAGAATTAAGTCGTTACAATCTGGAAATGAATTACACCATCAGAACTTTTACAGGTTCTCAAACGACACTAGCCCAAAAGACTCTACAGAGTGGTAAAATTGAAGAATTTCTTCTTCTGTTAGAATACGGATTATGGGTTGATACAAAGGTTTTTCCTTCTTTGGAGAATTACCTTGATGTGAATAAGTTCTCCATGGATCAGCGTAAACGAATGGTGAATGTTAATAGAGCTAAAGAACTTAATCTTCCTTTAAGCAGTCAGTTTTATGGCAACAAGGCAGAGGAAGTTTTAGAAGAGAATCTGAAAGACAATCGTGATCCCAGTGATATATTTATTGATATAGCAAGGACTACTAAAATGCCTCTTACTCGTAAGATTCCCATATTGGAACAACTTCTGGAAAAAGGAGCCAATATTAATCATCTTAAATCTTATGCAGGCTTTGAATTGAATGTATTAACTGCCTTGACCTGTTGGAATGAGGATATTTATGATCTAACGGACTTATTACAATGGCTATTAGATCATGGAGCCTTAATCGAAAATGAAGGGCATTCTGCTTATCTCTGGGCCATATGGTATAATAAGAGAGATTTGGTTCGTTTCTATGGGGATAGAAACGCTGATATTTGTTATACAGATGTTGATGGAGCCACCATTTTTAGTCGTTTGTTCTCCTACAGCCCCTCCCATAATCAGTACAGAACATCTGACGATCATTCAAATATGCTGCACCTCATAAAAGAAATATTTGATGAGAGACAACTTCCTTTTCCTCTCGAAGAAGAATTTAAAAGCGGTACAGAACCTGGTATTCTGAATGGGAGTAGCACTTTAGGTAAAGAAATTGTTCTCTTTAAGAAAACAACAAGATTTAACCTTGTCAAAGAATTATTAGCTTGTGGTTGGAACATTAACAAAAAGTTTGAAGCCTACAGACCAGAAGGGAGCTTAATTTTACAATTATTGTGTTCTGACGTTGATGAATATATTGTCACTTATCTACTAGATAATTACCCTGATATTGACATAGCTAATCCTGGATCTGGAGATCCTCTCTTCTACGCTTTAAAGAAACACTACTCACCTGAAACCATAAAACGCTTTATAGATAAGGCTCCTGATATAAACAAAGAGATTGTCCGTTATTTTGATTCATCAGATGAAATTGTTCAATCAAATGGGTCTTATATAGAATTGGTTTTGGACATTGCTATTAACAAGGATACAAGTATTGAAGAGTCTGAAGAATGGGCTTACCAAATATGTTCGGATTTGATTGAAGCAGGGCATGATGTAAATCATGTAACAAGACTTACACTAAATGAGTCTATGCAAGGTAAAACCTATAGAACGTTACTTTCTTTGTTGGAACAATGTCATAATTTCAAAGAAACTGACTATAAAAAAGTCTTTAACCTATTGTTGGATAAAGGAGCTGATCCTTATCTAAAACTAGACAGATTTGAAGAAAACTTTATTCACTTTATAACTCAAAGATCCCAGAGGACTCAATCAGAAGTCATTGATATACTAGAAGAACTAGATAGACGCCACTTATTCGATATTGAAACAAAGACCAATAATGGGGCAACACCTCTTGTATATGCAGCAAGTAAATGCCAAACAGAACTCATAAACTACCTCATTAGTAAAGGGGCAAATCCTAACGCCATTGGGGGATTTGACCAATCCTATCCTATTCATCGAGCCATAACCAATTGGGATTGGGTATCCAAAAAGGACAGATTAGAGACAGTAAAAGCTCTGTTGGATGGAGGGGCTGATTTAGAAGCCATTGATAATGATGGATACTCACCACTTATGGCCGCAGCTGGTTTCGGATGCCTCGAAGTTGTTCAAGAAATACTAAAAAGAGGAGCCAATCCTAATCTATGTAACAGTGAAGGGAAATCAGCCCTTAACTTTGCCATTACCGATCCTTATTGTTATGACGAAAAATCTAATGACGATACACATACAATGAAGGAAGAATTCAAATTACATATTATTGAAGCCTTGCATGCTAATGGGGCAGACTTAAACAACAGCTATTCGATGGGAACACCTCTTATAGATACTATAGGGTATGACTATCGTTACCTATATCATGGTTTGTTAAAACTGGGAGCAAGCATACATGCCACTGACGGAAGCAATAGAACACCATTGATGATTGCTTCAAAGTGGGGGGCATTACATTTAATCAAAGATTTGTTATCTCATGAAAACATCCAAGAATCTCTTCTCAACGTTGATCAAAGAGGAGATAATATTCTTCATTATTTAGTGAATAGAGTCTATCAAGAAACAGGACTAATGGTACCACCTCTTAATAAAACTATTATTTCCTTTATAAAGAAATATATGGATGAATACAATGTACCCTACTCGAAAAACAACTATGGCCAAACCCCTCTTCATTATCTAGTACAAAGAGCTATGACACCTCCAGTAAAGGAATTACTCCAAAGAGGAATTAACATTAATGAAGTAGACAACTACAATAATACAGCACTCATGTATGCTGTTAATTATGATGAAGAGCTTGTAGAAGAAGCGAATGTAGTCTCATGTATTAAATTCCTCATTGAAGAAGGGATTGATGTTAATACCGCTAATGAAAAGAATCAAACAGCATTACAGATAGCAAAAGAGAGGGAGAAAACAGACATCATAGATATCCTAATAAACGCAGGTGCAGAAGAAAGAGGAAAAATAGGATTTTAA
- a CDS encoding ankyrin repeat domain-containing protein: MIGLFRKKTIKELISLNDINKIRKRLNPSNINMLDEDNRPPLYYAIATNNAELSALFLEWGAQLYWEEKDLDNTNTIIMVILKFNPLLLGAFLEKGVILPTSIDSQPLLHYCINHGCRNYSFYQLLLDQGCDIDELNSYGITALTELLNQKHSDQGLVKLLLEQGADANRGGSKQKSPLYTLFHAGHKADNEKIQLFSLLKPYIGPLSQENYKDLIQYIVTNKKAKLFLHILNTYNDIEIELNDDLLDFLTASYFTPSDQKNLIKLLDSHYPQLPIHLDILKAFGRQAIPSTLNGPKAFKIAIDMDTELNVKKQTLEEFIQQGGDINYHREEYATYYNALQYLVKEQFQHPDIEEHLQLLLELGISIETSKQSALLLATRTHSINLIKLLLRKGADPFYIDESGNSFLYELTDKDSKIFLNQMINNCVEVLSYLPKVLGQEDLTKLLYTKFQPHKDSKENTLIQFALNINKTIDRITFLKTLLDPPYSYDVDALFTSDDAEETPLLYHLINRGNDQVVEAFFEIKPDYKIPMLYGIFFQALWKKLNRKNLFSIIDHTEDLTLLDRIPVKWESYKELRYNYLHSLAFAYDPKVTRDNSLLMEIAEYLYNKGCDINQIARKVPRKEVDSSWLQESNLLVEAAIVDWFELFHWALNKGADVSVKLDQNKDNLIIRLCVALRNNEELDLLPYFELLTQKDPTIVTYANTIGKTPLIAAAQICNEPTIDWLIQKGAEIHTIGGFNGTTPLIAAIVNWGTIPINRRIKAVELLLNRGADINQVDKDKETPLMNACYRGALGVVQLLIERGADVNILDGNGRNAINHAVECRDDYQYYKNGEMNEYINSQIIEVLVKAGADMNVIPRERLPAIHLAVNRHYQLLTSTLIDLGVDINSKAEQGLTPLMWGIIKNNSIAIKTLLDHPNIDLSVINNFGENLWHFLSYLNNNNDRDRCWNALIKAQIPMIGDNAGKHPIQIALLNGNKDLVEMFLTRTDCVNVLDKENNTPLMYALMAEPNNLNLADRLKIVSLLISKGADINKVNSSGNSALKLSQQAGYKDITELLLTEGADTNTGYRKIGF; the protein is encoded by the coding sequence ATGATAGGTTTATTCAGAAAGAAAACAATAAAAGAACTAATCAGTCTTAATGATATCAATAAGATCAGGAAAAGACTGAATCCATCCAATATCAATATGTTGGATGAAGACAATCGCCCTCCCTTATATTATGCAATAGCAACTAATAATGCTGAGTTAAGCGCCCTATTTCTAGAATGGGGTGCCCAATTGTATTGGGAAGAGAAAGACCTTGATAATACAAATACTATTATAATGGTAATTCTCAAGTTCAATCCCTTATTGTTAGGTGCTTTCCTGGAAAAGGGAGTAATTTTACCTACGTCAATAGACTCTCAACCATTACTTCATTATTGTATAAATCATGGATGCAGGAATTATTCTTTCTATCAACTACTCTTAGACCAAGGCTGTGATATAGATGAATTAAATAGCTATGGAATCACAGCATTAACAGAGCTTCTTAACCAAAAACACAGTGATCAGGGATTAGTAAAGTTGTTGTTAGAACAAGGAGCTGATGCGAATAGAGGCGGGTCAAAACAAAAAAGCCCTCTTTACACATTGTTCCATGCAGGACATAAGGCAGATAATGAAAAAATACAATTATTTTCTTTACTAAAACCCTACATTGGACCATTGAGCCAAGAGAATTACAAAGACCTTATTCAGTACATTGTCACAAATAAAAAAGCAAAACTATTCCTCCATATCCTCAACACGTATAATGATATTGAAATTGAACTCAATGATGACCTATTAGATTTCTTGACGGCATCCTACTTCACACCTAGCGATCAGAAAAACCTCATAAAGCTACTAGATTCTCACTACCCACAATTACCTATCCATTTGGATATATTAAAGGCATTTGGACGACAAGCCATACCAAGTACATTAAATGGACCCAAGGCTTTTAAAATTGCCATAGACATGGACACAGAACTTAATGTTAAGAAACAAACTCTTGAGGAGTTTATACAACAGGGAGGTGATATCAATTACCACCGTGAAGAATATGCTACATACTACAATGCCCTCCAATATTTAGTAAAAGAACAATTTCAACATCCGGATATAGAAGAGCACCTTCAATTACTACTAGAACTTGGAATTTCCATAGAGACAAGTAAACAGAGTGCCCTTCTTCTCGCTACTAGAACACATTCCATTAATCTTATCAAACTTTTACTCCGAAAAGGAGCAGATCCTTTTTATATCGATGAGTCAGGAAACTCCTTCCTTTATGAACTTACAGATAAGGATAGTAAAATATTTTTAAACCAGATGATTAATAATTGTGTGGAAGTTTTAAGCTATCTTCCAAAGGTATTAGGTCAAGAAGATTTAACAAAGCTCCTTTACACAAAGTTTCAACCCCATAAAGATTCTAAAGAAAATACTCTTATTCAATTTGCCTTGAATATTAATAAAACAATTGATCGAATTACTTTTCTAAAAACTTTGCTTGATCCACCCTATAGTTATGATGTCGATGCTTTATTCACTTCTGATGATGCAGAAGAAACTCCTTTACTATATCACCTAATCAATAGGGGCAACGACCAAGTCGTAGAAGCTTTCTTTGAGATCAAACCTGATTACAAGATTCCTATGTTATATGGAATCTTTTTTCAAGCTCTTTGGAAAAAACTTAATAGAAAGAATCTTTTTTCTATAATAGATCACACAGAAGACTTAACATTACTTGATAGGATTCCTGTTAAATGGGAATCTTATAAAGAGTTAAGATATAACTATTTACACTCATTGGCTTTTGCCTATGATCCTAAGGTCACGAGAGATAATTCTCTTCTCATGGAAATAGCCGAGTACCTATACAACAAAGGTTGTGATATCAATCAGATAGCCAGAAAGGTTCCTAGAAAAGAAGTAGACTCATCTTGGCTCCAGGAAAGCAACCTACTAGTAGAGGCGGCTATAGTCGACTGGTTTGAATTATTTCATTGGGCACTAAATAAAGGAGCCGATGTATCAGTAAAATTAGACCAAAACAAAGATAATCTCATTATCCGCTTATGCGTCGCTTTACGTAATAATGAGGAACTGGATTTACTGCCTTACTTTGAGCTTCTCACTCAAAAAGATCCTACCATAGTAACTTATGCTAATACGATTGGAAAAACGCCTCTTATTGCGGCTGCTCAAATATGTAATGAACCTACCATAGACTGGCTTATTCAAAAAGGAGCAGAAATTCATACAATAGGAGGTTTTAATGGAACAACTCCTCTTATCGCAGCTATCGTAAACTGGGGAACCATACCGATTAACCGTAGAATAAAAGCTGTTGAACTGCTTCTAAATAGAGGAGCAGATATCAATCAGGTAGATAAAGACAAGGAAACCCCTCTTATGAACGCCTGTTATAGAGGAGCTTTGGGTGTCGTACAATTGCTAATAGAAAGAGGAGCTGATGTAAACATACTTGACGGTAACGGAAGAAATGCAATAAATCATGCTGTCGAATGTCGTGATGATTATCAATACTATAAAAATGGTGAGATGAATGAGTACATTAATAGTCAAATTATTGAAGTTCTTGTTAAAGCTGGCGCTGATATGAATGTAATCCCTAGGGAACGATTACCTGCTATTCACTTAGCCGTTAATCGACATTATCAACTCCTGACTAGCACTCTCATTGACCTAGGAGTTGACATTAATAGTAAAGCAGAACAAGGGCTGACTCCTCTTATGTGGGGGATAATAAAAAATAATTCCATTGCTATTAAAACATTATTGGATCATCCTAATATAGATTTATCTGTAATCAATAACTTTGGAGAGAATCTATGGCATTTTCTATCCTATTTGAACAATAACAATGATAGGGACAGATGTTGGAATGCTTTAATAAAGGCTCAAATTCCAATGATAGGTGATAATGCAGGAAAGCACCCCATTCAAATAGCTCTGTTAAATGGCAACAAGGATTTAGTAGAAATGTTCCTAACCAGGACTGATTGTGTCAATGTGCTAGATAAAGAAAATAATACCCCTCTCATGTATGCTCTCATGGCAGAACCTAATAATCTCAACCTTGCGGACAGATTAAAAATAGTCAGTCTTTTAATCAGTAAAGGAGCTGATATCAATAAGGTCAATAGCTCTGGGAACTCTGCTCTTAAGTTGAGCCAACAAGCTGGGTATAAAGATATAACAGAATTACTATTAACTGAGGGAGCAGATACTAACACTGGTTATAGGAAGATAGGATTTTAA
- a CDS encoding late competence development ComFB family protein, with protein sequence MGLADMFDFEQVVNEAEKMVIKEMEAQLPQEDWNDEEIIMDIATYALNHIKPAYSHTLMGKIYSQGLEISDYYEDVQKAVKKAIKKIKGEEKKKANSPEAVDPKLS encoded by the coding sequence ATGGGTCTTGCAGACATGTTTGACTTTGAGCAAGTCGTAAATGAAGCTGAGAAAATGGTCATCAAGGAGATGGAAGCTCAGTTGCCCCAAGAAGACTGGAATGATGAAGAAATCATAATGGACATAGCCACCTATGCACTCAATCATATAAAACCAGCCTACAGCCATACACTCATGGGGAAGATATATTCCCAAGGATTGGAAATATCAGACTACTATGAAGATGTACAGAAGGCTGTCAAGAAAGCCATTAAGAAGATAAAGGGAGAAGAGAAGAAGAAAGCAAACTCTCCAGAGGCAGTTGATCCAAAGCTTTCTTAA
- the dusA gene encoding tRNA dihydrouridine(20/20a) synthase DusA: protein MSVAPMVDVTDRHFRYFNRLLTKNSYLYTEMISTGAIIHGDRHRILDFSPQEKPLVLQIGAAKPEEMVEAVKIAEDWDYDEINLNVGCPSNKVQEGDLGACLMAKPELVRDILTEARGITSKPVTVKHRIGIDDLDKYEDMENFCSIVEASGVTRYIVHARIAILKGLSPKDNRNIPPLRYEDVYRLKEEYPHFQIEINGGFKDRESILAQKEILDGVMLGRAAYERPYLLNEVENVLYPEDTASITRQEILEHLIGYIQENFDEDNKAWPLYRNIYDLFAFHKGAKVWKRILNEGLKEDKPGDALKKALDQLPLESLLSSSLLPLSS from the coding sequence ATGAGTGTTGCACCCATGGTGGATGTAACAGACCGTCATTTCAGATATTTTAACCGTTTATTGACAAAGAATAGTTATCTCTATACAGAGATGATCTCCACAGGAGCCATTATACATGGAGACAGACATCGTATTCTGGATTTTTCTCCCCAGGAAAAGCCTTTGGTGTTACAGATTGGAGCTGCTAAACCTGAAGAAATGGTGGAAGCTGTAAAAATTGCAGAAGATTGGGATTATGATGAAATTAATCTTAATGTTGGCTGCCCATCAAATAAGGTTCAAGAAGGTGATCTAGGTGCCTGTCTTATGGCCAAGCCTGAATTGGTGAGAGATATTCTTACCGAAGCTAGGGGTATTACAAGTAAACCTGTTACTGTGAAACACCGTATTGGTATCGATGATCTGGATAAATACGAAGATATGGAGAACTTCTGTTCTATTGTAGAAGCTAGTGGTGTGACCCGTTATATCGTTCATGCCAGGATTGCCATACTCAAAGGCTTAAGTCCCAAGGATAACAGAAACATTCCTCCTCTTCGTTATGAGGATGTGTATCGTTTAAAAGAAGAGTATCCCCATTTTCAAATAGAGATTAATGGGGGATTTAAGGATAGAGAATCTATCCTGGCACAGAAAGAAATTTTAGATGGAGTGATGTTGGGACGTGCCGCTTATGAGCGCCCTTATTTATTAAATGAGGTAGAGAATGTTTTATATCCAGAGGATACAGCCTCTATCACTCGTCAAGAAATCCTTGAGCATCTCATAGGGTATATTCAGGAAAACTTCGATGAGGATAACAAAGCTTGGCCCTTGTATAGAAATATCTATGACCTTTTTGCCTTTCATAAGGGGGCCAAAGTGTGGAAGAGAATCCTCAATGAAGGTCTTAAGGAAGATAAACCTGGAGACGCTCTTAAGAAAGCTTTGGATCAACTGCCTCTGGAGAGTTTGCTTTCTTCTTCTCTTCTCCCTTTATCTTCTTAA
- a CDS encoding TldD/PmbA family protein — translation MKEVGPSIFINNNRKKFEALITLLCEQYDYATLLATDVTGISCEKNSTEFLISDSRFSERGYVIRIYHKGAIAEYSSNIIPESGITGLLNLIKSNLVFTYPKDNTPQRELPREEEITESFVKTTDSGKKYSTKEIRQKLEQVYEQISSLDERIHHTRIMLEHSIINKLYLSPNKNLEQHYEWAVFTAIPFFKTLKGSSFLFESLTGHNPEEIVNTSFDTKTIKNKIEGMSRAKRIQPGEYDVILSPDVSGTIAHESFGHGVETDMFIKGRALAQDYLGKTVGSSLLTMKDGAASADNVASYFFDDEGNLAGDTTIIDKGIFLSGLTDLASAQSLGMKPTGNGRRESYKRKVYARMTNTYFTPGKDKKEEMIKSIKEGYLIENMLSGMEDPKNWGIQLVCQLGWAIKDGKLTGESFGPIYLTGFVPDVLNNITMVSDDYKLHGSGKCGKGYKEWIKVSDGGPYIKTKMRLG, via the coding sequence ATGAAAGAAGTCGGTCCATCAATATTTATTAATAACAACAGAAAGAAATTTGAAGCTTTGATCACCCTCTTGTGTGAACAATATGATTATGCGACTCTCCTCGCCACAGATGTTACAGGAATTAGTTGTGAAAAAAACAGTACAGAATTCCTTATAAGTGATTCCCGTTTCTCTGAAAGAGGTTATGTAATAAGGATCTACCACAAAGGGGCAATAGCCGAATATTCAAGCAATATTATACCGGAATCAGGGATCACAGGGCTACTAAATCTTATTAAAAGTAATTTGGTATTCACCTACCCTAAGGATAATACTCCCCAGAGAGAGCTTCCTAGGGAAGAAGAAATTACGGAATCCTTTGTTAAAACTACAGATAGTGGCAAAAAATATTCCACAAAGGAAATACGTCAAAAGCTGGAACAAGTGTATGAACAAATCAGTTCTCTAGATGAGCGTATTCACCACACAAGGATAATGCTAGAGCATTCTATTATTAACAAACTATATCTAAGCCCAAATAAAAACCTGGAACAGCATTATGAATGGGCTGTTTTTACTGCCATCCCCTTCTTTAAGACATTAAAAGGCAGCAGTTTTCTATTTGAAAGCCTAACAGGTCATAACCCTGAAGAAATAGTAAATACTTCCTTTGATACAAAAACCATTAAAAACAAAATTGAGGGAATGTCACGAGCCAAAAGGATACAGCCCGGAGAGTACGACGTGATTTTGAGTCCAGATGTATCTGGTACAATTGCCCATGAATCCTTTGGTCATGGTGTAGAGACAGATATGTTTATCAAAGGGAGAGCCTTAGCCCAGGACTACTTGGGGAAAACTGTGGGAAGTTCTTTATTAACCATGAAAGACGGTGCAGCCAGCGCAGACAATGTTGCCTCCTACTTCTTTGATGATGAAGGAAACTTGGCTGGAGATACTACCATCATTGATAAGGGTATCTTTTTGTCTGGCTTAACAGACCTGGCATCGGCCCAAAGCTTAGGAATGAAACCAACGGGAAATGGACGCCGGGAAAGTTACAAACGGAAAGTCTACGCTCGTATGACAAATACTTACTTCACACCAGGAAAAGATAAAAAAGAAGAGATGATTAAATCCATAAAAGAGGGTTATCTCATTGAAAACATGCTTTCTGGAATGGAAGATCCCAAGAACTGGGGAATTCAGTTAGTCTGCCAACTGGGTTGGGCTATCAAGGATGGGAAGTTAACAGGAGAATCCTTTGGACCTATTTACTTAACAGGATTTGTTCCAGATGTGCTCAACAATATCACCATGGTATCAGATGATTATAAATTGCATGGATCAGGCAAGTGTGGTAAAGGCTACAAAGAATGGATTAAAGTCTCCGATGGAGGCCCCTACATTAAAACCAAGATGAGGCTAGGATAA
- a CDS encoding metallopeptidase TldD-related protein, whose product MQEYIKQELAKASAWTLKKVMSKSQEVFYINGDIDQHRFVEVIEYFITLYMDTEKEGTKYRGQKSLTLTPLDTQQEVADKLQSARENALVSVSPWFPLQEKIPAPKRHTNSFDRFPLKESIESLGDILKRTHTNDTSWINSAEVTLTYHDVVWENSQGLELSYTYYKGFMDLVITGKDQEEKEFEIEREIKFSDYEPENLQNIIDHQLDLIKDRTKAIPLKKELECPVILTETSVRDFFSFYRNQASGKIEYQNLNLFEVGEELNGSGDKLTLKTEPYLYNSPYSEPVDSFGSPYHEVYLYKGGKVIEKLYNQQYAYYSHKPVKALSPNFTVAPGTLSSDELKGKPYLEIVHFSNFDVNMISGSFGGEIRLGYYYDGNRRIPISGGSISGNIREAQKSYQFSVTMMTLENYEGPAYILLNKISIAGVL is encoded by the coding sequence ATGCAAGAATATATCAAACAGGAATTAGCAAAAGCATCAGCTTGGACTCTAAAGAAGGTTATGTCCAAGTCTCAAGAAGTATTTTATATCAACGGGGATATAGATCAACACCGTTTTGTAGAAGTTATTGAGTACTTTATAACTCTCTATATGGATACTGAAAAAGAGGGAACAAAATATAGAGGACAGAAATCCTTGACTCTCACTCCCTTAGACACACAGCAAGAAGTGGCAGACAAGCTTCAATCCGCTCGAGAAAATGCTCTCGTATCTGTATCCCCCTGGTTTCCTTTACAAGAGAAAATACCCGCTCCAAAGAGGCATACTAATAGCTTTGATAGATTTCCTCTTAAAGAATCTATTGAATCCTTGGGGGATATTCTTAAAAGAACTCATACTAACGATACAAGTTGGATAAACTCAGCAGAAGTTACTCTTACTTACCATGATGTAGTATGGGAAAATTCCCAGGGTTTAGAACTTAGCTATACCTATTATAAAGGTTTTATGGATTTAGTGATAACCGGAAAGGATCAAGAAGAAAAAGAGTTTGAAATAGAAAGGGAAATCAAATTCAGTGACTATGAACCGGAAAATCTTCAAAACATTATTGATCATCAACTAGATCTCATTAAAGATAGAACAAAGGCCATTCCCCTTAAAAAAGAATTGGAATGTCCTGTTATTCTAACAGAGACTTCAGTCAGAGATTTCTTTTCCTTTTACCGTAATCAGGCAAGTGGTAAGATTGAATATCAAAATTTAAATCTCTTCGAAGTAGGTGAAGAATTAAATGGATCAGGGGACAAATTAACCTTAAAAACGGAGCCCTATCTTTATAACAGTCCCTATTCTGAACCTGTGGATTCCTTTGGTAGTCCCTATCACGAAGTCTATTTATATAAGGGAGGAAAGGTAATTGAAAAGCTTTATAATCAACAATATGCCTATTACTCTCATAAACCAGTTAAAGCCTTGAGTCCTAATTTTACTGTAGCACCTGGAACTTTGAGTTCAGATGAATTAAAAGGAAAGCCTTATCTGGAAATCGTACACTTCAGTAATTTTGATGTGAACATGATTAGTGGAAGCTTTGGTGGAGAGATTCGTCTCGGCTATTATTATGATGGAAATAGACGTATTCCCATTAGTGGAGGATCCATAAGTGGTAATATTAGGGAAGCACAAAAGTCTTATCAGTTCAGTGTGACTATGATGACACTTGAAAATTATGAAGGTCCTGCCTATATTTTGCTTAATAAAATATCTATCGCAGGAGTTCTATAA
- a CDS encoding peptidylprolyl isomerase, with amino-acid sequence MEWRASHILVKDRGLASNLLKKIKQGARFEDMAREYSTCPSKSKGGDLGWFGPGKMVPAFEQACQRMGVGSVSDLVQTQFGTHIIKLTGKK; translated from the coding sequence ATGGAATGGAGAGCTAGTCATATATTAGTTAAGGATAGAGGCCTGGCGTCTAATCTTCTTAAAAAGATAAAGCAAGGAGCACGTTTCGAAGATATGGCCCGTGAGTATTCAACCTGCCCCAGCAAAAGCAAAGGGGGAGACTTAGGATGGTTTGGGCCAGGTAAAATGGTTCCAGCCTTCGAACAAGCTTGTCAAAGAATGGGTGTAGGAAGCGTCAGTGATCTAGTACAAACCCAATTCGGAACACATATCATTAAACTGACTGGCAAAAAGTAA